A genomic region of Dreissena polymorpha isolate Duluth1 chromosome 4, UMN_Dpol_1.0, whole genome shotgun sequence contains the following coding sequences:
- the LOC127876033 gene encoding cytochrome P450 2J2-like translates to MLGLADIATWAFSSSWSGPLFVGLVTLLITWYFLSNRSLPPGPIRFPLIGSVWWFALLSFRKSRLPVALFNEWKRYGDVVHMSVGNINMVFLNGHDAIHEAFVTRADDFSDRPEWVFKVPYKGLIFESGAAWKNMRKFTFQALRDFGVGKASLEEIILKEVDSATDYLSSTIGEPTSLRDMTSMMVTNVIYHIIFGKRLEFHSQEMLDVLDNMGRVLLEGAPIDVVRLVPKSVLKLVGNKQRKPDGYFDKSATWIFSHINGHIEEHRKTYDGNHIRDFIDLYLKKEMEDSNTDSSGNEAIQLSTLLSTILDLFIAGSDTTSNSLNWCILYLQEYPEVQRKSREEIHEKFGDRAITWSDRGTLPYTEATLLEIQRLGNIAEMSIPHVAKQEVTFRGYRLPANTIVQANLLSSHLDPRYWENPTAFCPERHIENGELKKNPAFTPFSLGPRMCLGETLARMELFLSFTNLLQRFSFRREADHVTHAFDCKDGFLIRAPTPYKTRAIRD, encoded by the exons ATGCTAGGGCTAGCTGATATAGCAACATGGGCTTTCTCTTCGAGTTGGAGTGGTCCACTCTTCGTGGGTCTAGTGACGTTACTCATCACCTGGTATTTCCTCTCCAATCGATCACTACCACCGGGACCCATTCGATTTCCGCTCATCGGAAGCGTTTGGTGGTTTGCTCTACTTTCGTTTAGGAAAAGCCGACTTCCGGTAGCCTTGTTCAATGAATGGAAACGTTATGGTGACGTTGTGCACATGAGCGTCGGGAACATTAACATGGTGTTTTTAAATGGCCACGACGCAATTCACGAAGCGTTCGTTACGCGCGCAGACGACTTCTCTGACCGACCGGAATGGGTGTTCAAGGTCCCTTACAAAGGTCTGATTTTCGAGAGCGGAGCAGCTTGGAAAAATATGCGCAAGTTTACGTTTCAGGCATTGCGGGATTTTGGTGTCGGGAAGGCTTCTTTAGAAGAAATCATTTTGAAGGAAGTGGATTCCGCAACGGACTACCTCAGTTCAACAATCGGCGAACCTACTTCATTAAGAGATATGACGTCAATGATGGTCACCAACGTCATATACCATATCATTTTTGGTAAAAG ATTAGAATTCCACAGTCAGGAGATGCTGGACGTGTTAGACAACATGGGAAGGGTGCTGTTGGAAGGGGCCCCCATTGACGTAGTACGACTCGTCCCTAAAAGTGTATTGAAGCTCGTCGGAAATAAGCAG CGCAAGCCTGACGGATACTTCGATAAATCCGCTACCTGGATATTCAGCCACATCAACGGCCATATCGAGGAGCACAGGAAAACGTACGACGGAAACCATATCCGGGACTTTATCGACCTCTACTTGAAAAAGGAGATGGAAGACAGCAATACAGACTCTTCTGGGAATGAAGCTATACAAT TGAGCACACTGCTGAGTACCATTCTTGACTTGTTCATTGCCGGGTCCGACACGACCTCCAATAGTCTCAACTGGTGTATCCTTTACCTCCAAGAATACCCGGAAGTACAGAGGAAGAGCCGCGAAGAGATACACGAG AAATTCGGAGATCGAGCGATAACGTGGTCTGACAGAGGAACTCTACCGTACACTGAGGCTACGTTACTAGAGATACAGCGACTCGGAAATATAG CGGAAATGTCCATCCCCCACGTGGCAAAGCAGGAAGTGACGTTTCGCGGGTACCGGTTACCAGCGAACACAATTGTCCAAGCTAATCTGTTGTCGTCACATCTCGATCCAAGATACTGGGAGAATCCGACGGCGTTCTGTCCAGAAAGGCACATTGAGAATGGAGAATTGAAGAAAAATCCAGCGTTTACTCCTTTTTCACTCG GTCCCCGGATGTGTCTTGGCGAGACGCTGGCTCGCATGGAGCTCTTCCTGTCGTTCACCAACCTGCTTCAACGGTTCTCGTTCAGGCGGGAAGCCGATCACGTGACTCACGCGTTCGACTGTAAGGACGGGTTTCTGATACGAGCGCCGACACCATACAAGACTCGTGCTATCAGAGATTGA
- the LOC127876037 gene encoding tRNA N(3)-methylcytidine methyltransferase METTL6-like: MSDSPTDNDFFSVVTQSLRELSTEEQEKLDKDKQVLNDFKQNKLEKEAEKNWDLFYKRNTTKFFKDRHWTKREFTELTHFKDGERLVVFEVGCGVGNFMFPLLEEEQNVFFYACDFSKRAVEFVKENPKYDKDRCHAFQCDITQDVVTDNVPAISVDVVTMIFVLSAIHPDKMIMALKNIFEVLKPDGCLLLRDYGLYDYAMLRFTPGHKLAENFYVRQDGTKAFYFTIEKLTSLASEAGFSVNTCEYVHRKTVNKKEGLCVPRIFVQAKFVKQINHVYSDRKSQLDSCFENVKLDIGEDGVS; this comes from the exons ATGTCAGATTCCCCAACAGATAATGACTTCTTTTCGGTTGTCACACAAAGTTTAAGAGAGCTATCCACTGAAGAACAAGAAAAGCTTGATAAAGACAAACAAGTTCttaatgattttaaacaaaataaacttgAAAAAGAGGCAGAGAAAAACTGGGACTTGTTCTACAAAAGAAACACAACCAAGTTTTTCAAGGACAGACATTGGACTAAAAGAGAATTTACCGAACTGACTCATTTCAAG GATGGCGAAAGATTGGTTGTATTTGAAGTCGGATGTGGTGTAGGCAACTTCATGTTCCCACTGTTAGAAGAAGAgcaaaatgttttcttttatgCCTGCGATTTTTCAAAACGAGCAGTAGAATTTGTCAAG GAGAATCCGAAATACGACAAGGACCGCTGCCACGCCTTCCAATGTGACATCACACAAGATGTAGTTACTGACAACGTTCCAGCAATCAGTGTAGATGTGGTCACTATGATATTTGTCCTGTCCGCTATACATCCCGATAAAATGATCatggcactgaaaaacatatttgag GTGCTGAAGCCAGACGGATGTCTTTTATTGAGAGACTATGGTTTGTACGACTATGCGATGCTAAGGTTCACACCAGGTCACAAACTGGCAGAGAATTTCTACGTCCGGCAAGATGGGACTAAAGCCTTCTATTTTACTATAG AAAAGCTGACTTCTCTAGCCTCCGAAGCTGGGTTTTCTGTGAACACGTGTGAATATGTGCATCGGAAAACCGTGAACAAAAAAGAGGGACTTTGTGTTCCGAGAATATTTGTGCAAGCAAAGTTCGTAAAGCAGATCAACCACGTATACTCAGATAGAAAATCACAGTTGGATTCATGTTTTGAGAATGTTAAACTTGACATTGGTGAAGATGGAGTTTCTTGA